In one window of Clupea harengus chromosome 4, Ch_v2.0.2, whole genome shotgun sequence DNA:
- the commd7 gene encoding COMM domain-containing protein 7 isoform X1, which translates to MLPLQFTKDPLPEAVTTDFQNLNKFSEQQFVSLIEILYQFLLEPKETDRFLTQLNEFAGENGMSAGPLRSLMKSVLLLPHGALKKNLTAEQVKEDLLNLGVNEDKAAHFSNQWKVHYAVLSRVAVGQTLMVNQLVDMEWKFGVTVGTSEIQKTGNIFLQLKLIIKKGNSTENVYMELTLPQFYNFLHEMERAKSAMDCFS; encoded by the exons ATGTTGCCGTTGCAGTTTACTAAAGATCCTTTGCCAGAGGCGGTGACCACTGACTTTCAGAATTTGAACAAATTCAGTGAGCAG caaTTTGTCAGCCTTATAGAAATTTTATACCAGTTTCTGCTGGAACCAAAAGAG ACGGACAGGTTTCTCACGCAGCTGAATGAATTTGCTGGGGAGAATGGCATGAGCGCTGGTCCTCTGAGGAGTCTGATGAAaagtgtcctcctcctccctcatg GTGCTCTGAAGAAAAATCTCACTGCTGAGCAAGTAAAGGAAGACCTCCTTAATCTTG GAGTCAATGAAGATAAGGCAGCACATTTCTCAAATCAG TGGAAAGTCCACTATGCTGTGCTGTCCCGAGTGGCTGTCGGGCAAACTTTAATGGTCAACCAGCTGGTGGACATGGAGTGGAAATTTGGTG TGACTGTAGGGACCAGTGAGATTCAGAAGACTGGGAACATCTTCCTACAG CTCAAGCTAATCATCAAAAAAGGGAACTCCACAGAAAACGTCTACATGG AGCTGACGTTACCGCAGTTCTATAACTTCCTCCATGAGATGGAGCGAGCCAAATCTGCTATGGACTGCTTCAGCTGA
- the commd7 gene encoding COMM domain-containing protein 7 isoform X2, with translation MEKNIYTSSIRHHLAAIWNSATQHVQFVSLIEILYQFLLEPKETDRFLTQLNEFAGENGMSAGPLRSLMKSVLLLPHGALKKNLTAEQVKEDLLNLGVNEDKAAHFSNQWKVHYAVLSRVAVGQTLMVNQLVDMEWKFGVTVGTSEIQKTGNIFLQLKLIIKKGNSTENVYMELTLPQFYNFLHEMERAKSAMDCFS, from the exons atggaaaaaaatatttacacatCAAGTATCAGACACCACCTTGCAGCCATATGGAATTCTGCCACTCAGCATGTG caaTTTGTCAGCCTTATAGAAATTTTATACCAGTTTCTGCTGGAACCAAAAGAG ACGGACAGGTTTCTCACGCAGCTGAATGAATTTGCTGGGGAGAATGGCATGAGCGCTGGTCCTCTGAGGAGTCTGATGAAaagtgtcctcctcctccctcatg GTGCTCTGAAGAAAAATCTCACTGCTGAGCAAGTAAAGGAAGACCTCCTTAATCTTG GAGTCAATGAAGATAAGGCAGCACATTTCTCAAATCAG TGGAAAGTCCACTATGCTGTGCTGTCCCGAGTGGCTGTCGGGCAAACTTTAATGGTCAACCAGCTGGTGGACATGGAGTGGAAATTTGGTG TGACTGTAGGGACCAGTGAGATTCAGAAGACTGGGAACATCTTCCTACAG CTCAAGCTAATCATCAAAAAAGGGAACTCCACAGAAAACGTCTACATGG AGCTGACGTTACCGCAGTTCTATAACTTCCTCCATGAGATGGAGCGAGCCAAATCTGCTATGGACTGCTTCAGCTGA